A genomic stretch from Flavobacterium humidisoli includes:
- a CDS encoding GxxExxY protein, with the protein MTENEISNIVIGLAIEIHKKLGPGLLENVYKECLFYKIKQRGLLVEKEKSLPLVFEEVKLDCGYRIDLLVENKFLIEIKSVESLTVNHLAQTLTYLKLGNFKLGLLINFSESLLKNGIRRVVNNL; encoded by the coding sequence ATGACAGAAAACGAAATATCAAATATTGTAATTGGGTTAGCTATTGAAATTCATAAAAAATTGGGACCGGGTTTATTAGAGAATGTGTATAAAGAATGTTTATTTTATAAAATTAAACAGCGAGGACTTCTTGTTGAGAAAGAGAAATCTTTGCCATTAGTTTTTGAAGAAGTTAAACTTGATTGTGGGTACCGCATTGATTTGCTTGTTGAAAACAAATTTCTAATAGAGATAAAAAGTGTAGAATCACTTACTGTTAACCATTTGGCACAAACATTAACCTATTTGAAGTTAGGAAATTTTAAACTCGGCCTTCTTATAAATTTCAGTGAAAGTCTTTTAAAAAATGGTATTAGAAGAGTTGTAAATAATTTATAA